One stretch of Actinacidiphila sp. DG2A-62 DNA includes these proteins:
- a CDS encoding RidA family protein, which produces MSVRRINPEGLAPASGFSHAVAATGRTLVMLAGQTALDASGRIEGDGLPAQFARALANLLAALAEAGGTPADLARVTVYTTDVAGYRAHARELGRIWRESAGRDYPAMAVIGVVRLWDEQALVEIDGIAVLP; this is translated from the coding sequence ATGAGCGTGCGCCGGATCAACCCCGAGGGCCTCGCGCCCGCGAGCGGCTTCTCGCACGCGGTCGCCGCGACCGGCCGCACCTTGGTGATGCTCGCCGGGCAGACCGCGCTGGACGCGAGCGGGCGGATCGAGGGCGACGGCCTGCCCGCGCAGTTCGCCCGCGCGCTGGCCAACCTGCTCGCCGCGCTCGCCGAGGCCGGCGGCACGCCCGCCGACCTCGCCCGGGTCACCGTCTACACCACCGACGTCGCCGGCTACCGCGCGCACGCCCGCGAACTCGGCCGCATCTGGCGGGAGTCGGCCGGCCGTGACTACCCCGCGATGGCCGTGATCGGCGTCGTGCGACTGTGGGACGAGCAGGCGCTGGTGGAGATCGACGGCATCGCGGTCCTGCCCTGA
- a CDS encoding sulfatase-like hydrolase/transferase, giving the protein MNILFLMTDQHRVDTLGCYGNPHVATPNLDRLAATGTRFDRFYTPTAICTPARASLLTGQAPFRHRLLANHERNVGYLEDLREDVFTFPAALAERGYRLGLVGKWHGGTRRNAASYGFEGPDLAGWHNPVDHPDYRAYLAERGLPPYRISDPVRGVFPNGNPGNLLAARLHQPVEATFEHYLADRAIEQLERYAAGERPFFLATHFFGPHLPYLLPDAYYDAYDPDLVELPPSIAETFAGKPPVQANYSAHWAFDTLPIETTRKLIAVYWGYVSLIDEQIGRILTRLDELGLAGDTSVFFTADHGEFTGAHRLHDKGPAMYEDIYRIPGIVRVPGHAPRVRQEFATLTDCTATVLDLAGCDPAPAVDSRSLLPLVRGEHPRWRAELLAEFHGHHFPYPQRMIRDDRYKLVVNPESVNELYDLEADPHELVNRYAHPELRPVRVRLVRRLYDLLRERGDNFYHWMTPMYETGDLDHDPTLSSFETTG; this is encoded by the coding sequence GTGAACATCCTCTTCCTGATGACCGACCAGCACCGCGTCGACACCCTCGGCTGTTACGGCAACCCGCACGTGGCGACGCCGAACCTGGACCGGCTGGCGGCAACCGGCACCCGCTTCGACCGCTTCTACACGCCCACCGCGATCTGCACCCCAGCGCGCGCGAGCCTGCTCACCGGCCAGGCGCCGTTCCGCCACCGGCTGCTGGCCAACCACGAGCGCAACGTCGGCTACCTGGAGGACCTGCGCGAGGACGTCTTCACCTTCCCCGCCGCGCTGGCCGAGCGCGGCTACCGGCTGGGCCTGGTCGGCAAGTGGCACGGCGGCACCCGGCGCAACGCCGCCTCCTACGGCTTCGAGGGCCCGGACCTGGCCGGCTGGCACAACCCGGTGGACCACCCCGACTACCGCGCCTACCTCGCAGAACGCGGTCTGCCGCCGTACCGGATCAGCGACCCGGTGCGCGGGGTGTTCCCCAACGGCAACCCCGGCAACCTGCTCGCCGCCCGGCTGCACCAGCCCGTCGAGGCGACCTTCGAGCACTATCTGGCCGACCGGGCGATCGAGCAGTTGGAGCGGTACGCGGCGGGCGAGCGGCCGTTCTTCCTGGCCACCCACTTCTTCGGGCCGCACCTGCCGTACCTGCTGCCCGACGCGTACTACGACGCCTACGACCCGGACCTGGTCGAGCTGCCGCCCTCGATCGCCGAGACCTTCGCCGGCAAGCCGCCGGTGCAGGCCAACTACAGCGCGCACTGGGCGTTCGACACCCTGCCGATCGAGACCACCCGCAAACTCATCGCCGTCTACTGGGGCTACGTCTCGCTGATCGACGAGCAGATCGGCCGCATCCTGACCCGGCTGGACGAACTCGGCCTGGCCGGGGACACGTCAGTGTTCTTCACCGCGGACCACGGCGAGTTCACCGGCGCGCACCGGCTGCACGACAAGGGCCCGGCGATGTACGAGGACATCTACCGCATCCCCGGCATCGTCCGGGTGCCCGGCCACGCGCCGCGGGTGCGCCAGGAGTTCGCGACCCTCACCGACTGCACCGCGACGGTGCTGGACCTGGCCGGCTGCGACCCGGCGCCGGCCGTGGACAGCCGCAGCCTGCTGCCGTTGGTGCGCGGCGAACACCCGCGGTGGCGCGCCGAGTTGCTGGCGGAGTTCCACGGCCACCACTTCCCCTACCCGCAGCGGATGATCCGCGACGACCGCTACAAGCTGGTGGTCAACCCGGAGTCGGTGAACGAGCTGTACGACCTGGAGGCCGATCCGCACGAGCTGGTCAACCGTTATGCGCATCCCGAACTGCGCCCGGTGCGGGTGCGGTTGGTCCGCCGCCTGTACGACCTGCTGCGCGAGCGCGGCGACAACTTCTACCACTGGATGACGCCCATGTACGAGACCGGCGACCTCGACCACGACCCGACCCTCAGCTCCTTCGAGACGACCGGGTGA
- a CDS encoding AMP-binding protein, with the protein MDLDVSPPSAHVDTFTRDHLPPPELWPRLENIPPYPERLNCATELLAGGPAGAPCLRTPGGECWSYGELRETVARIAHVLTGPMGVVPGNRVLLRGPTTPWLVACWLAVLQAGAVAVTVLAAQRARELAEVCRIAEVRHALCDHRCTEDLVAAGVPGLRMLAYGGPGPDDLLRLAEERPPSYDPVPTAAEDVALIAFTSGTTGRPKGCLHFHRDVLAVADTFSAQVLRPEPADVFTGSPPLGFTFGLGGLVVFPMRAGASTLLLERAGPAELLRAVAEHGVSVLFTAPTAYRAMLGDPGPYDLSSLRRCVSAGENLPAVTWQDWYDRTGLRLINGIGSTEMLHIFISGADAEARPGATGRPVPGYRAQVVDQAMRPVPDGEPGLLAVRGPTGCRYLADERQTEYVRDGWNVTGDTYVRDLDGRFRYVARADDMIISAGYNIAGPEVEEALLRHPDVREAAVIGVPDEERGHLVRAFVVLRKGVADDEATARRLRDFTKSVIVPYKCPREIRFLREMPRTPTGKLQRFRLRDIK; encoded by the coding sequence ATGGACCTGGACGTATCGCCGCCGTCAGCCCATGTGGACACCTTCACGCGCGACCACCTGCCGCCCCCGGAGCTGTGGCCCCGGCTGGAGAACATCCCGCCCTACCCCGAACGGCTCAACTGCGCGACCGAGTTGCTGGCCGGCGGCCCGGCCGGCGCGCCCTGCCTGCGCACCCCCGGGGGCGAGTGCTGGTCCTACGGCGAGCTGCGCGAGACCGTCGCGCGCATCGCCCATGTGCTGACCGGGCCGATGGGCGTGGTGCCGGGCAACCGGGTGCTGCTGCGCGGCCCGACCACACCGTGGCTGGTGGCCTGCTGGCTGGCGGTGCTCCAGGCGGGCGCCGTCGCGGTCACGGTGCTGGCCGCGCAGCGCGCCCGCGAGTTGGCGGAGGTGTGCCGGATCGCCGAGGTGCGGCACGCGCTGTGCGACCACCGCTGCACCGAGGACCTGGTCGCGGCCGGGGTGCCGGGGCTGCGGATGCTCGCGTACGGCGGCCCCGGGCCGGACGACCTGCTGCGGCTGGCCGAGGAGCGGCCGCCGTCGTACGACCCGGTGCCGACCGCGGCCGAGGACGTGGCGCTGATCGCCTTCACCTCGGGCACCACCGGGCGGCCCAAGGGCTGCCTGCACTTCCACCGCGACGTGCTGGCCGTCGCGGACACCTTCTCCGCGCAGGTGCTGCGACCCGAGCCGGCCGACGTGTTCACCGGCAGCCCGCCGCTGGGCTTCACCTTCGGCCTCGGCGGCCTGGTGGTCTTCCCGATGCGGGCCGGCGCGTCCACGCTGCTGCTGGAGAGGGCCGGGCCCGCCGAGCTGCTGCGGGCGGTCGCCGAGCACGGGGTCAGCGTGCTGTTCACCGCGCCGACCGCGTACCGCGCGATGCTCGGCGACCCCGGCCCGTACGACCTGTCCAGCCTGCGGCGCTGCGTCTCGGCCGGTGAGAACCTGCCCGCGGTGACCTGGCAGGACTGGTACGACAGGACCGGGCTGCGGCTGATCAACGGCATCGGGTCGACGGAGATGCTGCACATCTTCATCTCCGGCGCCGACGCCGAGGCGCGTCCCGGCGCCACCGGCCGGCCGGTGCCGGGCTACCGCGCGCAGGTGGTCGACCAGGCGATGCGCCCGGTGCCGGACGGCGAACCGGGGCTGCTCGCGGTGCGCGGGCCGACCGGCTGCCGCTACCTCGCCGACGAGCGGCAGACGGAGTACGTCCGCGACGGCTGGAACGTCACCGGCGACACCTACGTCCGCGACCTGGACGGCAGGTTCCGCTATGTGGCCCGGGCCGACGACATGATCATCTCCGCGGGGTACAACATCGCGGGCCCCGAGGTCGAGGAGGCCCTGCTGCGGCACCCGGACGTCCGCGAGGCCGCGGTGATCGGCGTCCCGGACGAGGAGCGCGGCCATCTCGTGCGGGCCTTCGTGGTGCTGCGCAAGGGCGTCGCGGACGACGAGGCGACGGCGCGGCGGCTGCGGGACTTCACCAAGAGCGTGATCGTGCCGTACAAGTGCCCGCGCGAGATCCGCTTTCTGCGAGAGATGCCGCGGACCCCGACCGGCAAACTCCAGCGGTTCCGGCTGCGTGACATAAAGTGA
- a CDS encoding lectin produces the protein MVPKRGPEDPRHTPRSRPLSTTRPRRGAALRRLALVSSLLGLAALSLQSLTTASAASAPPLVTDPASLVNPLIGTSGAVNTFPGPDVPFGMMQWGPDTTPHRAQGGGYEYNSTKISGFSLTHISGPGCDVAGDLPILPVSGALPASPSSATATFSHDDEKTAIGSYTVTDASGVTTELTDTTRAGLGRFTFPAGADGNLLLKLSGGATQVDGTRVKVVSDREVSGSIDSGHFCGAGNRYTLHFDIKFNRPFSASGTWVGSTVNPNATSLTAGRTAAPATTAEQGKALHEKHFTVPPAHSPVVHPTSGAKSVAGAKGTSGANSPAAAGGSVPSAASAPVTGANGMYLTFGTASSASVTAAVGISYTSDDNAAGNLSKEITGWNLDKLRTASHDAWNDLLGRVAIGGGSHDQQVEFYTALYHALLHPNVFSDDNGQYMGMDDQVHKLSKGQKAQYANYSGWDTYRSQTQLMAVAAPKVAGDVVTSMLNGYDQTGLLPKWASNNGESYVMVGDPGTAIIADAYAFGATNFDTAHALEAMEHEATTPNQDRPGEAVRDAKGYLPLDENDYGCCNFYGPVSTQLEYDSADYALASFAKSLGKTADYKKFATRAQDWMNVFNPQTGYMQGRNKDGSFAGGFTPGTSNGFVEGTSAQYTPMVPFDVKQLITARGGAAAYSSYLDSLLDDITQPGGTDADLSNEPSLEIPWEYDYLGQPWKTQSAVRQAQTQLYFNAPVGSFGNDDLGAMSSWYVWSSLGMYPETPGTDTLALGSPAFPVARVTFGDGKQVTINAPQAAPDAPYVQSLDVKGKEYGKAWLTFDQFHSARTLDFALATTPSTTWATGPDAAPPSDTTGGQRVLAATGPTSDGLIVAPGGTGDATLKLTNLGDKATTVDWTATASSGVSLGATSGSLTVPASATAQARVPVTAGDTEGAYTVTFALTDHAGGADLGGATLRVAVAQPGALWPYESNEGVYPDGTHFSGGFDDGGWAYSQNQLTAAGVTNGGKITADGVTYTWPTVAAGKPDNLEVGGQTIPQPAGSSGAYLGLLGSATNAPTDGSGVPGDLTVTYTDGSTSQAHVVFSDWTLNGGATQPLPGNTEAITTTYRNTGDGGRDNVKAYVFSVKVPLDAGKTVASVTLPVTGASGTVHLFALGYGS, from the coding sequence ATGGTCCCCAAGCGTGGCCCGGAAGATCCTCGCCACACCCCCCGATCCCGCCCCCTGAGCACCACCAGACCCCGCCGCGGCGCCGCGCTGCGCCGGCTGGCCCTGGTGTCCTCGCTGCTGGGTCTGGCGGCCCTGTCGCTCCAGTCCCTCACCACCGCGTCCGCCGCGTCCGCCCCGCCCCTGGTGACGGACCCGGCGTCGCTGGTCAACCCGCTGATCGGCACCTCCGGGGCGGTCAACACCTTCCCCGGGCCCGATGTGCCGTTCGGCATGATGCAGTGGGGTCCGGACACCACCCCGCACCGCGCGCAGGGCGGCGGGTACGAGTACAACAGCACCAAGATCTCCGGCTTCAGCCTCACCCACATCTCCGGCCCCGGCTGCGACGTGGCCGGCGACCTGCCGATCCTGCCGGTCTCCGGCGCGCTGCCGGCCAGCCCCTCGTCGGCCACCGCGACCTTCTCGCACGACGACGAGAAGACGGCGATCGGCTCGTACACGGTGACCGACGCGTCCGGCGTCACCACCGAGCTGACCGACACCACCCGCGCCGGGCTCGGCCGCTTCACTTTCCCGGCCGGCGCCGACGGCAACCTGCTGCTCAAGCTGAGCGGCGGCGCCACCCAGGTCGACGGCACCCGGGTCAAGGTGGTCAGCGACCGCGAGGTCAGCGGCTCGATCGACAGCGGCCACTTCTGCGGCGCGGGCAACCGCTACACGCTGCACTTCGACATCAAGTTCAACCGGCCCTTCTCCGCCAGCGGCACCTGGGTCGGCAGCACGGTCAACCCGAACGCGACGTCGCTGACCGCCGGCCGCACCGCGGCCCCCGCGACGACCGCCGAGCAGGGCAAGGCGCTGCACGAGAAGCACTTCACCGTGCCGCCGGCGCACTCCCCCGTGGTGCACCCGACCTCCGGCGCGAAGAGCGTCGCCGGGGCGAAGGGCACGTCCGGCGCGAACTCCCCTGCCGCCGCTGGCGGTTCGGTGCCAAGCGCGGCCTCGGCCCCGGTCACCGGCGCCAACGGCATGTACCTCACCTTCGGCACCGCGTCCTCGGCCTCGGTGACCGCGGCGGTCGGCATCTCCTACACCAGCGACGACAACGCGGCCGGCAACCTGTCGAAGGAAATCACCGGCTGGAATTTGGACAAGCTGCGCACCGCGAGCCACGACGCCTGGAACGACCTGCTCGGCCGGGTGGCGATCGGCGGCGGCAGCCACGACCAGCAGGTGGAGTTCTACACCGCGCTGTACCACGCGCTGCTGCACCCGAACGTCTTCTCCGACGACAACGGCCAGTACATGGGCATGGACGACCAGGTCCACAAGCTGAGCAAGGGCCAGAAGGCGCAGTACGCCAACTACTCCGGCTGGGACACCTACCGCTCGCAGACCCAGCTGATGGCGGTGGCCGCCCCGAAGGTCGCGGGCGACGTCGTCACCTCGATGCTCAACGGCTACGACCAGACCGGTCTGCTGCCCAAGTGGGCGTCGAACAACGGTGAGAGCTACGTCATGGTCGGCGACCCGGGCACCGCGATCATCGCCGACGCGTACGCCTTCGGCGCGACGAACTTCGACACCGCGCACGCGCTGGAGGCCATGGAGCACGAGGCGACCACGCCCAACCAGGACCGTCCCGGCGAGGCGGTCCGCGACGCCAAGGGCTACCTGCCGCTGGACGAGAACGACTACGGCTGCTGCAACTTCTACGGCCCGGTCTCCACCCAGTTGGAGTACGACAGCGCCGACTACGCGCTGGCGTCGTTCGCCAAGTCGCTGGGCAAGACTGCCGATTACAAGAAGTTCGCCACCCGCGCCCAGGACTGGATGAACGTCTTCAACCCGCAGACCGGCTACATGCAGGGCCGCAACAAGGACGGCAGCTTTGCCGGCGGCTTCACCCCCGGCACCTCCAACGGCTTCGTCGAGGGCACCTCGGCGCAGTACACGCCGATGGTCCCGTTCGACGTCAAGCAGCTGATCACCGCCCGCGGCGGCGCCGCGGCCTACTCCTCGTACCTCGACAGCCTGCTGGACGACATCACCCAGCCGGGCGGCACCGACGCGGACCTGTCCAACGAGCCGAGCCTGGAGATCCCCTGGGAGTACGACTACCTGGGCCAGCCGTGGAAGACGCAGTCCGCGGTGCGGCAGGCGCAGACCCAGCTGTACTTCAACGCGCCGGTGGGCTCCTTCGGCAACGACGACCTGGGCGCGATGAGCTCCTGGTACGTGTGGTCGTCGCTGGGCATGTACCCCGAGACGCCCGGCACCGACACGCTCGCGCTGGGCAGCCCGGCCTTCCCGGTCGCCAGGGTCACCTTCGGCGACGGCAAGCAGGTCACGATCAACGCGCCGCAGGCCGCCCCCGACGCGCCCTACGTGCAGTCACTCGACGTCAAGGGCAAGGAGTACGGCAAGGCCTGGCTGACCTTCGACCAGTTCCACTCGGCCAGGACGCTGGACTTCGCGCTCGCCACGACGCCCAGCACCACCTGGGCCACCGGCCCCGACGCCGCGCCGCCGTCCGACACCACCGGCGGCCAGCGGGTGCTGGCGGCCACCGGGCCGACCAGCGACGGGCTGATCGTCGCGCCCGGCGGCACCGGTGACGCGACGCTGAAGCTGACCAACCTCGGCGACAAGGCCACGACCGTGGACTGGACGGCCACCGCCTCCTCGGGCGTGAGCCTGGGCGCCACCTCCGGCTCGCTGACCGTGCCGGCCTCCGCGACCGCGCAGGCGCGGGTGCCGGTCACCGCCGGCGACACGGAGGGCGCGTACACGGTGACCTTCGCGCTCACCGACCACGCCGGCGGCGCGGACCTGGGCGGCGCCACCCTGCGGGTGGCCGTCGCGCAGCCGGGCGCGCTGTGGCCGTACGAGTCCAACGAGGGCGTCTACCCCGACGGCACCCACTTCAGCGGCGGGTTCGACGACGGCGGCTGGGCGTACTCGCAGAACCAGCTGACCGCGGCCGGCGTGACCAACGGCGGCAAGATCACCGCGGACGGCGTCACGTACACCTGGCCGACGGTGGCCGCGGGCAAGCCGGACAACCTGGAGGTCGGCGGGCAGACCATCCCGCAGCCGGCCGGCTCCTCCGGCGCGTACCTCGGCCTGCTCGGCTCGGCCACCAACGCGCCGACCGACGGCAGCGGCGTGCCCGGCGACCTGACCGTCACCTACACCGACGGCAGCACCTCGCAGGCGCACGTGGTCTTCTCCGACTGGACGCTCAACGGCGGCGCCACCCAGCCGCTGCCCGGCAACACCGAGGCGATCACCACGACCTACCGCAACACCGGGGACGGCGGCCGGGACAACGTCAAGGCGTACGTCTTCTCGGTGAAGGTCCCGCTGGACGCGGGCAAGACGGTGGCGTCGGTGACGCTGCCCGTGACCGGGGCCTCCGGCACGGTCCACCTGTTCGCGCTGGGCTACGGGAGCTGA